One genomic window of Cololabis saira isolate AMF1-May2022 chromosome 3, fColSai1.1, whole genome shotgun sequence includes the following:
- the LOC133440517 gene encoding protein asteroid homolog 1-like, which produces MGVRGLRRLLETRREVFRDVQLRGTRLVIDGSNLIVQLYYNSGLDQNCGGEYASFEDLIERFISALTICKVRAYVVLDGGSDPTDRKLETVTMRAEQLIQRAHEAADTGKSKGILPQMARMVFKQTLARLQVPVAQCFGEADQEVAALAVEWNCPVLSNDGDFFIFDLPAGFLPITHFRWKEVNGGPQSYIPCKSYTTSSFCNVFQIEPQLLPTFTALAGNDYVKLKTVNWTQFAPAGSETLGRLKGLLCWLRDFQKSEDAEEAALGLMGELDTKKRKEVQSGLFEGKKAYKLHQSCLKQFFEQEVPPPFQQESGLVPDWARLALTQTRLTPNILDVLRLQRMSLGIAVEPRDRPSVYVISRPIRQMMYGLLLGGGTSLQVTERDRVDSHLIYVPVRPAFSATSKRLRLSSLHEAEPFERLLVLMEALGVTEESLSLLPAQLKLPVAVTCFWLQMAQPPPDLTLLKALLLGMSMGVVTRPKAASQTGNHRGAKKPDVGVVYAFNQWQACLKDSVHLNQLLGFPLPDPEIARLYQGTTLHQLVDKMSTRGRLRGFLKSDRTSVDQYHRMLSAVQFYAHRAPACCWQESVLPPELEKLFLQDGDEEAETEVQSVIKVEDELRLVDRLSVRTRYRTKERRNRCNKLELARKEERRGMDLL; this is translated from the exons ATGGGCGTTCGAGGACTCAGACGTCTCCTGGAGACCCGCAGGGAGGTTTTCCGGGATGTCCAGCTCCGGGGGACCCGGCTGGTGATCGATGGAAGCAACCTGATTGTCCAGCTGTACTATAACTCAG gtttggaccAGAATTGCGGTGGGGAGTACGCATCGTTTGAAGACCTCATCGAGAGGTTCATTTCAGCGCTCACCATCTGCAAGGTCAGAGCATACGTGGTTCTGGACGGAGGTTCAGACCCCACAGACAGGAAGCTGGAAACGGTGACGATGAGAGCTGAGCAGTTAATCCAGAGAGCCCACGAGGCAGCGGACACCGGTAAGAGCAAGGGAATCCTCCCACAGATGGCCAGGATGGTCTTCAAACAGACTCTGGCCcgactgcaggttccggtggcCCAGTGCTTCGGGGAGGCCGACCAGGAGGTAGCTGCCCTCGCTGTTGAATGGAACTGCCCTGTGCTTTCCAACGACGGGGACTTCTTCATCTTTGACCTCCCTGCAGGGTTTCTGCCCATCACTCACTTCCGCTGGAAGGAGGTGAACGGCGGCCCGCAGAGCTACATCCCCTGTAAGAGCTACACAACCTCCAGCTTCTGCAACGTCTTCCAGATCGAGCCCCAGCTCCTGCCCACCTTCACCGCCTTGGCCGGTAACGACTACGTGAAGCTGAAGACAGTCAACTGGACTCAGTTTGCCCCGGCGGGCAGCGAGACCCTGGGTCGCCTGAAGGGGCTGCTCTGCTGGCTGAGAGACTTCCAGAAGTCTGAGGACGCCGAGGAAGCGGCGCTGGGGCTGATGGGAGAGCTGGACACAAAGAAGAGGAAAGAGGTCCAGAGTGGACTGTTTGAGGGGAAGAAGGCGTACAAACTTCATCAGAGTTGCCTAAAACAGTTCTTCGAGCAGGAGGTTCCACCCCCGTTCCAG CAGGAATCCGGTCTTGTCCCGGACTGGGCGCGTCTGGCTCTGACGCAGACCCGGCTCACCCCGAACATCTTGGACGTGCTGCGGCTGCAGAGGATGTCACTGGGCATCGCCGTGGAGCCCCGGGACCGGCCCAGCGTGTATGTGATCTCCAGGCCAATCCGGCAGATGATGTATGGGCTGCTGTTGGGCGGAGGGACGTCACTGCAGGTGACGGAGCGAGACCGGGTCGATTCACACCTGATATACGTACCGGTCCGACCAGCTTTTAGTGCAACCAGCAAGCGACTCAGACTCAGCTCGCTGCATGAG GCGGAGCCCTTTGAGCGTCTGCTGGTCCTAATGGAAGCTCTGGGTGTCACCGAGGAGTCTCTGAGCCTCCTTCCCGCTCAGCTGAAGCTCCCGGTGGCCGTCACCTGCTTCTGGCTGCAGATGGCTCAGCCCCCTCCAGACCTGACCCTGCTGAAGGCGCTTCTGCTGGGAATGAGCATGGGAGTTGTAACCAGACCCAAAGCAG CATCTCAGACGGGAAATCACCGTGGTGCAAAGAAGCCGGACGTGGGCGTGGTCTACGCCTTCAACCAATGGCAGGCGTGCCTGAAGGACAGCGTCCACCTCAACCAGCTGCTGGGCTTTCCTCTGCCGGATCCGGAAATCGCACG GTTGTATCAGGGGACGACGCTCCACCAGCTGGTGGACAAGATGAGTACCAGAGGGAGGCTGAGGGGCTTCCTGAAGAGCGACAGGACCAGCGTAGATCAGTACCACAGGATGCTGTCTGCGGTCCAGTTTTACGCTCACAGAGCTCCAGCGTGCTGCTGGCAGGAGTCGGTGCTGCCACCAGAGCTGGAGAAGCTGTTCCTGCAGGACGGCGATGAAGAGGCTGAAACCGAAGTGCAGAGTGTGATCAAAGTGGAAGATGAGCTACGACTGGTGGACCGGCTGTCGGTCAGAACGCGATACAGAACCAAGGAGAGACGGAACCGGTGCAACAAACTAGAACTGGCTCGGAAGGAGGAACGTCGGGGAATGGACCTCCTCTGA